The Odontesthes bonariensis isolate fOdoBon6 chromosome 19, fOdoBon6.hap1, whole genome shotgun sequence genome includes the window CCCAGCCGTGACCcgcacagcagccacagcagccagaaGCAGGGCCTCCACAACCTGGGCTACAGCAAGTCCAGTGACAGCACGCTGAAGCTGGAGATCGACAACAATCATGTCAACCACCGGCTGCACGCTGCACCGTCACGTGCAAAGGAGCTGCACCAGCAGCAGGGCGCTCCACCTGCAGAGGGGGGGCTGTACATCATCCAGCCAGATGCACGATGGATGGAAAAAGGTCAGAGCCAGGTGCCTGTGTACCCCAACATACAGGAGTACGAGAATGAGGGGGGGCACAGAGCCGCGAGCAACAGGTGGGACAGCTCCATCACTACCAGCAAAAGCCCGTCAGTGGACGAGGTAGATGAAGGCGTGGGCGGGACACCGGATTACCAGTGCGACACGGGGGATGAAGGCAGCGTTTTGTCTGTGGACGTCCACACCAGCACCACCAGCTTGTCCTCAGCTGGCACGCGAGACGAGCTCACGCAGCCAAAGACTCCGGACATTTCCACCGAGGAGAGCGGGATCTCGGTGTCGAAGAGCGAGGACGAGGAGAGCGTGAGTAACGAGAAGGAGGAGGTTCAGAGCGTCACGGACTCCATGGTGGCGGAGGCCCTGGCTGCTTTGGAGGCCGCCACCGCCGGGGAGGATTTCGAGTGACAGCAAACGCATCACATGGAAAACTGATCGGACTTGACAGAGCATTCGGACTCATCGTGAGACTTTGCCACAGTTCTGAATAATTATGTTTTTATCTGAACATGAAATGAAGGAAAGCTctgtttacagaaaaaaaaaagcacagatttatttttgaactatttttttttcttctttttatcgTGGATGAAGACAATGTCGGCCTTGAGAAGGAGGCTACCTTTCCAAAACCACAAGGTTTGTATAAAGTTCTAACTGAAGAGACCAGTGTGCGGACTGAAGATCACCTGCAGGCGTTTCACAGTGTGTTTAACACTCCACAGCTTTGTATGTGCTCACTCACGGCTTTGCTATGGGCACACTGCCTTTTAAATCACAGATCacataatatataatattttaatcCCTAAACTCAAAATTTCCTCGCCATAGCTTCCTCTCTCATCAGGAATCCCCTCATTTCACCAAACAGATGAAAGGAAAGGTCATTGGCTTatcgttttttttatgttactcATAGTTTTGGTTGTAAATTGTGTCTTGTTATTTATGAAATCTGAACATTTTATGTGATTTATTGTGAGAATAACCCGATGTTTTTAAAGACCAGAGAAGAGCAGAGGGATTAGGTAGtttgtttggggggggggggggggggggttcataGCTTTCCACCTATGTGtctttgatgatttcagaaaacacaacgagTAAATAATCAACCTGGAAATAAAAAGGATAATAGACACAGAATTTTATAAAAAGTCATTTGCGTGCACATAGTaactattttttttgtgttttctgttaaaTGTAATAGGCACCGCTGTACTTTTCAATGATGCCACGTTGAATACTGAGCTTTTCCAGGTTGAGTTTAATAAGCCTAGTGAAGGTCAGATCTGCACACTAAACCCCACAGCGGCCATCAATTCCCCCCGCttgctgtttttcttattttagagGTCAGGTTTCGTGTTTCTAGTCTGGCTTGTGACATTAGTTCAGCTCATCATGTGCCTAATAATGAACTAATTGAGGCTTGAGAGTACTTAATAAATATTCATGGGAGTGAAGAGATCATGCTAAATAAGCTGTTTGttcaatttaattattttcttccTTGAGACCATCTTTTGAATCATTTGCCTGCCAAATAATTTCTACTGATTGTATTTGTATTGTAAAATAAAGAAACGATACAACAATAAAGGCTGGGTGtgatttttttactttattactCTGTTCATAAAGGTGTGGATAATATTCGGTAGCTTGCTCACGTTAGCAGTTAGCTCGCTAACTGTTAGCTAGAAGTTAGCTATGAACAGTTAGCTAAAAGTTAGCTATGAACAGTTTGCTATAAGTTAGCCATGAACAGTTAGCTACAAGTTAGCTATGAACAGTTAGCTACAAGTTAGCTGTGAACAGTTAGCTACAAGTTACCTATGAACAGTTTGCTATAAGTTAGCCATGAACAGTTAGCTACAAGTTAGCCATGAACAGTTAGCTACAAGTTAGCTGTGAACAGTTAGCTACAAGTTACCTATGAACAGTTTGCTATAAGTTAGCCATGAACAGTTTGCTATAAGTTAGCCATGAACAGTTAGCTACAATTTAGCTATGAACAGTTAGCTACAAGTTACCTATGAACAGTTTGCTATAAGTTAGCCATGAACAGTTAGCTATGAACAGTTAGCTAGCTAAGTAACAACAGTTAGTCGACTAACAGCTTGTCAGTTATTTGCTAGTAACAGTAAGCTAGCTAATTAACAGCATGAGACTTCTTCCAGTAACATACTGTATTCACAAAGTTTCAGAGACGACAATATGTTAGAAGCTTTTGTATTTAAAGTTTTATTAAACTTTATATCTCTACTTAATTTTGTCCTTCTAAGCT containing:
- the LOC142368455 gene encoding uncharacterized protein LOC142368455, with protein sequence MGCRCCRMIKSHIYDPSVDVRKSDSAGSSLYQPHHFTGEPPSRDPHSSHSSQKQGLHNLGYSKSSDSTLKLEIDNNHVNHRLHAAPSRAKELHQQQGAPPAEGGLYIIQPDARWMEKGQSQVPVYPNIQEYENEGGHRAASNRWDSSITTSKSPSVDEVDEGVGGTPDYQCDTGDEGSVLSVDVHTSTTSLSSAGTRDELTQPKTPDISTEESGISVSKSEDEESVSNEKEEVQSVTDSMVAEALAALEAATAGEDFE